The Oryzias melastigma strain HK-1 linkage group LG13, ASM292280v2, whole genome shotgun sequence genome window below encodes:
- the LOC112149860 gene encoding ras-related protein Rap-2b, whose translation MREYKVVVLGSGGVGKSALTVQFVTGAFIEKYDPTIEDFYRKEIEVDSSPSVLEILDTAGTEQFASMRDLYIRNGQGFILVYSLVNQQSFQDIKPMRDQITRVKRYERVPMILVGNKVDLDVEREVSAGEGKALAEEWNCPFMETSAKNKTSVDEVFAEIVRQMNYASTANGDRGCCSACVIL comes from the coding sequence ATGCGAGAGTATAAAGTAGTGGTTCTCGGGTCCGGGGGTGTCGGCAAGTCAGCACTAACCGTCCAGTTCGTGACGGGAGCCTTCATAGAGAAATACGACCCGACGATAGAGGATTTCTACAGGAAGGAGATCGAGGTGGACTCCTCTCCGTCCGTGCTGGAGATCCTGGACACGGCGGGGACCGAGCAGTTCGCCTCCATGCGAGACCTCTACATCAGGAACGGCCAGGGCTTCATCCTGGTTTACAGCCTGGTGAACCAGCAGAGCTTCCAGGACATCAAACCGATGAGGGACCAGATCACGCGGGTGAAAAGGTACGAGAGGGTGCCGATGATCCTGGTCGGAAACAAAGTGGACCTGGACGTGGAGCGGGAGGTGTCGGCCGGCGAGGGCAAGGCGCTGGCGGAGGAGTGGAACTGCCCGTTCATGGAGACCtcagccaaaaataaaacctcGGTGGACGAAGTGTTCGCAGAAATAGTCCGACAGATGAACTATGCCTCCACGGCAAATGGCGACCGCGGGTGCTGCTCGGCTTGTGTCATCCTCTAA